A genomic segment from Sander vitreus isolate 19-12246 chromosome 3, sanVit1, whole genome shotgun sequence encodes:
- the LOC144513023 gene encoding EH domain-containing protein 2-like: MSIRRLRSNPKTLGDVNLVTEELKNLYHKRLLPIEKYYSFHHFHSPSYEDAEFDNKPMVLVMGQYSTGKTTFIRYLIEQDFPGSRVGPEPTTDCFTALMYGEMEGIIPGNALTVDPKKPFRNLDPFGNAFLNRFQCVQMPNQVLESVSIIDTPGILTAAKRKLSRGYDFPAVLHWFAERVDRIILLFDAHKLEFSDELTRAFGALCGYEDKLRVVLNKADRVDSQQLMRVYGALMWSLGKVFRTPEILRVYIGSFWSEPRQKCDHYQLIELEEEDLLADIRNLPCNAAVRKLNDLVKRARLVRAHAHIISYLKQEMPTLFCKESKKHNLIFQLPVIFTKIQQQHRVPAGDFPDCTKLQEKLLGQDFSKFKTLKPSLMASLDKLLTTDIANLVPLLQQQELRKKSLPSVLDGEFLGTFRPEHYKRDPFKELKRDDESSETDFDEWAVEKYKPKYDEIFYNLSPNGGKLSGTKVKEWMTTTLLPHSVLAHIWRLSDVDGDGMLDNEEFALAVHLIEGKLEGHLLPRELPSHLVPPSKRLSTASDEE, encoded by the exons ATGTCCATCCGGAGGCTTAGGAGCAACCCTAAAACACTGGGGGATGTAAATCTGGTGACAGAGGAGCTGAAAAATCTTTATCATAAGAGGCTGCTGCCGATAGAGAAATACTATTCTTTCCATCACTTTCATTCTCCGAGCTATGAGGACGCAGAGTTTGACAACAAACCAATGGTCTTGGTGATGGGTCAGTACTCAACTGGAAAGACAACTTTTATCAG GTATCTCATAGAACAAGATTTCCCTGGTAGCCGAGTTGGGCCAGAGCCAACCACTGACTGCTTCACTGCCCTCATGTATGGAGAGATGGAAGGAATCATCCCTGGCAATGCCCTCACAGTGGACCCAAAAAAGCCCTTTCGAAACCTCGACCCTTTTGGAAATGCTTTTCTGAACAG GTTTCAGTGTGTCCAGATGCCAAATCAAGTCCTCGAGAGTGTCAGCATTATCGACACACCAGGCATCTTAACTGCTGCTAAAAGAAAACTGAGTCGAG GCTACGACTTTCCAGCAGTGCTGCACTGGTTTGCAGAGCGTGTGGATCGAATCATCCTGCTGTTTGATGCGCATAAACTAGAGTTCTCTGATGAGCTCACTCGGGCCTTTGGGGCCCTGTGTGGCTATGAGGACAAGTTGCGTGTAGTTCTCAACAAAGCTGACAGGGTGGACTCGCAGCAGCTCATGAGAGTGTACGGCGCCCTCATGTGGTCGCTGGGGAAAGTGTTTCGAACCCCCGAGATCTTGCGGGTTTACATTGGATCTTTCTGGTCAGAGCCCAGGCAGAAGTGTGACCACTACCAGCTGAttgagctggaggaggaggatctGTTGGCCGACATAAGGAACTTGCCGTGCAATGCTGCAGTACGCAAGCTGAATGACCTGGTGAAGAGGGCACGTTTAGTAAGG GCACATGCCCACATTATCAGCTATCTGAAGCAAGAGATGCCAACACTTTTTTGCAAAGAAAGCAAGAAGCACAATCTGATTTTCCAGCTTCCTGTAATTTTCACCAAGATCCAGCAACAGCATCGAGTCCCAGCTGGAGACTTCCCAGACTGCACCAAGCTGCAG GAAAAACTTTTGGGTCAAGATTTCTCAAAGTTCAAGACCCTGAAACCAAGTCTGATGGCTTCCTTGGATAAACTCCTGACCACTGACATAGCAAACCTGGTGCCTTTACTTCAACAACAAGAACTAAGGAAGAAATCCCTCCCTAGTGTGTTAGATGGTGAATTTTTGGGAACATTCAGGCCTGAGCATTACAAGAGAGATCCTTTCAAGGAACTCAAAAGAGATGACGAGAGCAGTGAGACCGATTTTGACGAGTGGGCGGTGGAGAAATACAAGCCAAAGTACGATGAGATTTTCTACAACCTCAGTCCAAACGGGGGCAAACTGAGCGGCACCAAAGTCAAAGAGTGGATGACGACCACCCTTCTGCCCCACTCTGTGCTTGCTCATATCTGGAGGCTGTCTGATGTAGATGGGGATGGCATGCTGGACAATGAGGAGTTTGCTTTGGCAGTCCACCTTATTGAGGGAAAACTGGAAGGCCACTTGCTCCCCCGAGAGCTGCCGTCTCACCTTGTGCCACCGTCAAAACGACTAAGTACAGCCAGCGATGAAGAGTAA